A segment of the Sulfitobacter sp. D7 genome:
TTCGACTTCGTCGATCAACCCGTCTGGCAGCGTGACCGGCTGTTTCGCCGACCGAGCAAAGGCCTTTTTCTTTACCGCAAGCTCCAGCGCGGCACGGTCAGCCGAGACATAGATGCCCCGGCCCGGCAGTTTACCCAAAATATCTGGGTAAACCTGATTGTCCGGGCCGATCACAAAACGGATCAACCCGTGTTTTGGCTGCACGTCGCCCGTGGCGATGCACTTGCGTTCCGCACCGTCTGAACGGTCATTCGAGGCGCCACCGCGTCCCATGTGCAACCCCCGAGGCCCGCTTAGGCCTCGGCCTCCTCGGCGGTTTCGCCGTCTGTTTCTACGTCGTCCTCGTCCGCATCGGCTTCAAGCTCGGTCGGATCGACCCAGCCCAGCATGACACGGGCGGTCATGATCATAGCTTGGGCGTCTTCAAGGCTGACCTCAAAGGGCTCAAGCGCGCCATCGTCCTTAACACGCTCGCCGTTGACCGTGGTCCAACCGCCAGCCAGTTCCCAATCGGCACAGGTGGCGAAATCTTCCAAGGTCTTCACGTCGTCCTTGGCCAGCGCTTCTAACATTTGGGGGGTCAGACCCTCAAATTCAACCAGGCTGTCTTCGACACCGAGCGCACGGGCGTTATCAAGCGCCGCTTTGTTCTGCGCTTCAAGCACGTCGCGGGCGCGGGCCTGCAACTCGCCAGCGGTGTCTTCGTCCACACCGTCGATGACCAGCAGCTCGTCGACTTCGACGTAGGCCACTTCTTCGAGGTTGGTGAAGCCTTCGGAGACCAGAAGCTGGGCAAAGAATTCGTCCAGATCGAGGTTGTCCATGAACAGCTTGGTGCGCAGTTCAAACTCGGCCTGACGGCGCTGGCTTTCCTGCTCTTCGGTCATGATGTCAATATCGAGGCCGGTCAACTGGCTGGCCAGACGCACGTTCTGCCCACGACGGCCAATCGCCAGCGACAGCTGCTCTTCGGGCACGACCACTTCGATCTTTCCGGCTTCTTCGTCCAGAACCACTTTCGAGACTTCAGCAGGCTGCAGCGCGTTCACAAGGAAGGTCGGCTGGTCTTCGTTCCACGGAATGATATCGATCTTCTCGCCCTGAAGCTCGTTCACGACGGCCTGCACGCGGCTACCGCGCATACCGACGCAGGCACCGACAGGGTCGATGGAGCCGTCATGCGAAATCACAGCGATCTTGGCGCGCGAACCGGGGTCGCGGGCGACGGCCTTGATCTCGATGATGCCATCATAGATTTCCGGCACTTCCATCTTGAACAGCTCGGCCATGAATTCAGGCGCGGTACGGCTCAGGAAAATCTGCGGGCCGCGCTGCTCGCGGCGCACGTCTTTGATGTAGACGCGGATACGGTCGTTCGGGCGATAGCTTTCGCGGCCAATCTTCTCGTTGCGGCGCAGGATCGCTTCGCCAGCGCCCACATCGACGATGACGTTGCCGTATTCTTCGCGCTTGACCAGACCGTTGATGATGGTACCGGCGCGGTCTTTGAATTCTTCGAACTGGCGGTCACGCTCAGCTTCGCGGACCTTCTGCAAAATCACCTGCTTGGCCGACTGCGCCGCGATGCGGCCCATCTCAACCGGGGGCACTTCTTCGACGTAGGTGTCGCCCACCTTGGGGTCGGCCATGTATTGCTTGGCCTGATCGACGGTGAACTCAGCCTGATAG
Coding sequences within it:
- the nusA gene encoding transcription termination factor NusA; its protein translation is MAITSANQLELLQTAEAVAREKMIDPGLVVEAMEESLARAAKSRYGAEMDIRVDIDRKTGKATFTRVRTVVEDEELENYQAEFTVDQAKQYMADPKVGDTYVEEVPPVEMGRIAAQSAKQVILQKVREAERDRQFEEFKDRAGTIINGLVKREEYGNVIVDVGAGEAILRRNEKIGRESYRPNDRIRVYIKDVRREQRGPQIFLSRTAPEFMAELFKMEVPEIYDGIIEIKAVARDPGSRAKIAVISHDGSIDPVGACVGMRGSRVQAVVNELQGEKIDIIPWNEDQPTFLVNALQPAEVSKVVLDEEAGKIEVVVPEEQLSLAIGRRGQNVRLASQLTGLDIDIMTEEQESQRRQAEFELRTKLFMDNLDLDEFFAQLLVSEGFTNLEEVAYVEVDELLVIDGVDEDTAGELQARARDVLEAQNKAALDNARALGVEDSLVEFEGLTPQMLEALAKDDVKTLEDFATCADWELAGGWTTVNGERVKDDGALEPFEVSLEDAQAMIMTARVMLGWVDPTELEADADEDDVETDGETAEEAEA